From the Candidatus Angelobacter sp. genome, the window TGCCTGTGGCCGCGTCATAGACGAACTTCATCCCGTAAGGCGCGTCGGGGATTCTGGGCAGATACTTTTCCGTGACCAGTTCGTTCAGATCCTTCGGATAATGTTCTTCGGCGGCGTTGAACTGTTGAATCGTCTGGTTCAACGACACGGTGTCGATGGTCTTCTCCGAGTTCTTTTTGGCCTTGGCGATGGCGCCCAGATAATCCACCGGCGCGGTGACCGGGTTCCCGCTGGAATAATTCTCGTTGGTTGAGGAGGTCGTGGACGCGGCCTCTTTCTTGCCGCAGCCTGTCAGCGCCAGACCGCCCAGCAAAAGAAGTGGAAGGAGGTTTTTCATGCGATTAACTTAGCCGACTTTGTCGCAAATCCAAGGGGGAAACAAAAAGGGCCAGGCCGTCATTGAGGCGGCCTGGCCGGTCAATCTCTCTTTTGCCTGCGTTACTTTTTCGGCGCGGGCGCGTTCGTTGCCGGCGGAGAGGACATATCCCCGCTGTCGCTACAAGCGACGAAGAACGAAACACTGACCAGCGCCAGAAACAGATACGTTATGAGCTTTTTCATGCTGTAATTTTAACCCGTGGCCACCGGACGCCAAGCGGAAATTTCACGTATTTTTCAATGCCTCCGCCGCCAGTCCACGCGCGCATTCGACCAGTTCACGGTCCCGCGCCAGATCGCCAAAGCGAAACGGCGGCAGGCCGCTTTGCTCGCGGCCGAGCAGTTCGCCCGGCCCGCGCAGTTTCAAGTCCTCTTCGGCGATGCGAAATCCGTCGTTGGTTTCTTCCAGCACTTTCAACCGCTCCCGTGCCTCGTCGGATTTGACGTCAGCCACCAGGATGCAATACGACCGGTGCGCCCCGCGGCCGATGCGCCCGCGCAGTTGGTGGAGTTGCGCGAGTCCAAATCGTTCGGCATTCTCGATGAGCATCACCGTGGCATTCGGCACGTCTACGCCAACTTCGACCACCGAGGTCGCCACAAGCACCTGAATCCGGCCCGCGCGGAAACCGGCCATCACGCGCTCTTTCTCCTCCGGCTTGAGGCGCCCATGCAGCAACCCGGCCTGGAACGGAGTGAATTCTCTTTGCAGCCTCTCCCATTCTTTCGTCACGGCCTTCAACGCCTGGTTATCCGTTTCTTCGACGCGCGGATAAACCACGTAGGCCTGTCGGCCTTCCTTAAGTTTGCCGCGGACGAATTCCAAAACCCTCGGTAGCTTTTCGGCGGAGCGCACGAAGGTCTGGATGCGACCGCGGCCGGCCGGAAGCTCGTCAATCACTGAAATGTCGAGGTCGCCGTACAGCGTGAGACCCAGGGTGCGCGGAATCGGCGTCGCGGTCATTACCAGCAGGTGCGGGTAGCGGCCCTTGCGCACGAGCTTTTCGCGCTGCGCGACGCCGAACTTGTGCTGCTCGTCAATGACGGCCAGGCCGAGGTTTTCGGGCGAGAAACCGGATTCAAGGAGCGCATGGGTGCCGATGAAAAGGCGCGAGACACGTGACGCAACCTGCAGAGTCTTCCGTCCGCCTGTGCGCAACTGCACGTCAATTCCCAACGGTCCAAGCCAGCGGCTGAACGTTTGAAAATGTTGATAGGCCAGAATCTCGGTCGGCGCCATGAGCGCGACGTTGAAACCGCTTTCGAGCGTCATGAGCGCGGCACACGCCCCGATGACCGTTTTGCCCGAGCCGACGTCGCCTTGCAGCAACCGGCGCATCGGTTGCGCGCCGCCCAGGTCCCTGCGGATCTCACGCAAGACCCTGGTCTGCGCGCCGGTCAGGGTGAAACCGAGCTGCTTGAGAAACGGTTTGATCAAACGGTTGTCGCCGGCGCATGGCAGTCCGCGCGCGCTGGCCTGAAGTTTTTTGCGCCGGCGCTGAATCTCCAGTTGGAGTTCGAGAAATTCGTCCAGCGCCAGCCGCTGCCGGGCAATCTCCACGTCCGCCATTTCCCCGGGGAAATGCAACAGGCGAATCGCGCCGGCCCGCGCGGGAAACGGGCCGCAGCCGCAAGTCCCCGCTTGCGAACCGTGAGCCGGGGACTGTCCGCGCAACCTGAAGGTCGCGGCTGCAGCGTGCGCGGTGATTTCGGGCCGTGGCTCGGGGATGTGCGCCTCGTGCTCTTCGAGCGTTCGCCAGATCAACGAACGCAGCCAGCGCTGGGGCAATCCCTCGGTGAGCGGATAAACCGGCACGATGCGATTGAGATGAATGAAGTTTTCCTCGCCCGCCTCGACGATTTCGGTTTCAGGGTGGTCCATGGCTCGCGGCTTGAGTGAAACGGGCCTGCCATAGGCGAGCACTTCATCGCCCTGCTGAAAGTATTTTTCCATGAAAGGCAGGTTCCACCACCGGCAATGGAGCCGCGCAGTGCCATCATCGAGGATGAACTCGAAGACGGATTTGCTGCCGCCGCGCCAGCGTTTGAGGCCGAGGGCGATGATTTTCCCCCGGACAACGGCGGCCTCGCCGGACCGCAGGTCCACGACGGCGCGGAAGCGGCGGCGGTCCTCGTGGCGTCGAGGCCGGTGCAGCAGCAGGTCGCCGACGTTGTGCAGTTTCAAGCGAACCAGTTGGGCCGCGCGTTCGGATCCGACCCCGCGCAGCGTCGTGAGGGGGGCTTCCAGCGGATTGGCGGGCAGCGCGGTTGACACAGAAAGGCTTTTAGGGACAAAAACGCAAAAGGGAAAATGAATTCGATCAGGCGCGTCGTGATGGTGATTCGTGGTTTCGCGCAGACCGGTGGAACATCAAAAGAGGGTGAGGGGCCGGGCGAGGGTTTCCCAGCCCGCCTTCCACGCGAACCAATCTTAAACTTTGATCTTTGAAGTTACCGTTCTGGATTTAAGCTCGGGTCCAATGGCGATTGATCCTGAATCTCCACTCGACAGTCTCTGGCAGGAGTACGGCAAGGTGTTCGATGATTTCGACGACCTGACACTGGCCCGCTGGCTGGCGCAAACGCTGGGGCAACTGGAGGGGCGCGCCTGGCGGTTGTCGCATCCGCTGCTCGGGGCGTACCGGCTCGCGGCGCAAGTCTCGCACGACCGGCAGATCTGGCTGAAACGTCTTGTCAATCCGCCCGCCAGGTATGTCGAGGCTCCCTGCTGTCGCGCGCCGCTGCTGCCGCTGCTCACGCGCGACGTGCTGGAATCGGGCCTCGTTTGCCAGCATTGTTCGGGCACCGCCGTGCCGCTGGATGAGATTCCTGCTGAATTGCAGCCGGCGATCAAATCATGGGCGGAGGAGTACGCGCCGGTTCACGCTGTCGCCCACTGGGAAGACCGCCAGCGCAAAAGCGTCGGCAACTACGACCGCGCCTTCGAGAACGCGGCCAGGGAAGCCGAACGGTTGCTCGCCCAGGCGGGCACGCAGGTCGCGCCGAAGTTTTTGGACTTTTACGCGGCGGCGATTTGGGAAGACCAGGACGAATGTCTGGAAGTGCGCCCGGAGGACGTCCCGTTGTAAAAGATTTTCTCGTTGTCCCGCTGATCACGAGCGAAACACAGGCAAAACGACACGAATGAAGACGAATTCGCCGTTGTCGCGCCCTGCCGCCGTTGCTACAAATGCGGCATGAAGAAGCTCTTCAAGTGGATGTTCCGGCTGATCCTCGCGCTGCTCTTCCTTGTTCTGGTGTTGGTTCTGTTCCTGGATCAGATCGCGAAGTCCCTCGCGGAGCGGGAAATCCGGTCGCAGACCGGGCTGGAGGTGAAGATTGGAAGGGTTTCCATTGGTTTGAGAAAGCCCACGCTCACCGTCGAGAATTTCAAGCTCGTCAATTCTTCTGACTTCGGAGGCTCGACATTCATGGACATTCCCGAATTGTACGCCCAATACGACCTGTCGGCGTTGCGTTCGTGGAAAGTCCATTTGAATCTGGTGCGGTTCAACCTCGGCGAACTGCACATCGTCCAAAACAAAGACGGAAAAACCAACCTCCAGGCGCTGCAGGAACACCAAAAACGGAACCCGCCGTCTTCTACATCGGTCGGATCCAGGGCTGAATTTGAAGTCATTGACACCCTCAAACTGACCGTTGGAAGGTTGAAATTCACGAGCGAAAAAAAACCGGCCGACAACGAAGAAGTTTACGTCGGTTTGAAAAGCGAAACCGTCAGGAACGTGAAGTCGTTTCAGGATCTTCAGCCGCTCGTCGCGCGGATCGCACTGGAAAAGGGGATGAAATTCCTTTCCGACGGGCTGCTGGATCAACCGAACGCGCCCGGGAAAGCCGTGAACTCCGTTGATAAAGAGCCGCAGAAAGCACCCGCCGGTCCGGCCGAAGCAACGGAAAAGAAATGACAGATGGCGACACTCGACAAGGCCGTGGGCGGAAAGTTCAAAGTCTCGGCGTCGTTCGCGTTGGAAGCCCGCAGGACGTTCGTGCTCGCCGGATCAGTTGTCGAGGGCGAGGTCCGGGCCGGCATGTTCGTTCGCATACCGCTCAACCGCGAGCTCACCGTCGTGGTGCCGATTGACGCGGTTGAATCGGCACGCCGCGCGGGAGTGGACGAGGTCTGTCTCTGTCTCAACTACGCAGAGCCGGAAGATCTGGAGATCTGGAAGGGATTGAACCTCGGTGGAACGGTCCTCCACGTCGCGAAGGAAGCAAACCGTTCCGCAACGGGCGCTAAATCTTCACCTTGAACTCCTCGCCCCTTCTGAGCGAAAGGGCGAATGCGGCCATCAGTTCGGGTATCTTTCCCAGGTCTTTGAGACTCACGACCTCCACCGGGGAGTGCATGTAGCGATTGGGCAGGCTGATCAGCGCGCTGGGGATGCCGCCGCGCGTCCAGAAAATCACATCGGTGTCCGTCCCGCTCGTGCTCGACTGCGCCTCGTGCTGCAAATGGATTTTTTTCTGCGCGGCAACCGCTTCGATGCGCGTGACCACCTCCGGATGATTGCCGCCGCCGTGCGTGAGAGTCGGCCCGCCGCCAATTTTCACGTCGCCGTGTCGCGGCCTGCTCACCGTCGGATAGTCCGTCGCATGCGTCACGTCCACCACCAGCGCCACGTCCGGCTTGAGGGTATAAGCAATCTGCCGCGCGCCCAGCAGACCGGTTTCCTCCATGATGTTCGAGACGGCGCAGACCTCCGCGTTCAGCCGGCGTTTCGAATCGCCCAACAGTCGCAGCGCCTCTGCGACAGCGAAGGTCCCAATG encodes:
- the recG gene encoding ATP-dependent DNA helicase RecG: MSTALPANPLEAPLTTLRGVGSERAAQLVRLKLHNVGDLLLHRPRRHEDRRRFRAVVDLRSGEAAVVRGKIIALGLKRWRGGSKSVFEFILDDGTARLHCRWWNLPFMEKYFQQGDEVLAYGRPVSLKPRAMDHPETEIVEAGEENFIHLNRIVPVYPLTEGLPQRWLRSLIWRTLEEHEAHIPEPRPEITAHAAAATFRLRGQSPAHGSQAGTCGCGPFPARAGAIRLLHFPGEMADVEIARQRLALDEFLELQLEIQRRRKKLQASARGLPCAGDNRLIKPFLKQLGFTLTGAQTRVLREIRRDLGGAQPMRRLLQGDVGSGKTVIGACAALMTLESGFNVALMAPTEILAYQHFQTFSRWLGPLGIDVQLRTGGRKTLQVASRVSRLFIGTHALLESGFSPENLGLAVIDEQHKFGVAQREKLVRKGRYPHLLVMTATPIPRTLGLTLYGDLDISVIDELPAGRGRIQTFVRSAEKLPRVLEFVRGKLKEGRQAYVVYPRVEETDNQALKAVTKEWERLQREFTPFQAGLLHGRLKPEEKERVMAGFRAGRIQVLVATSVVEVGVDVPNATVMLIENAERFGLAQLHQLRGRIGRGAHRSYCILVADVKSDEARERLKVLEETNDGFRIAEEDLKLRGPGELLGREQSGLPPFRFGDLARDRELVECARGLAAEALKNT
- a CDS encoding AsmA family protein, whose amino-acid sequence is MKKLFKWMFRLILALLFLVLVLVLFLDQIAKSLAEREIRSQTGLEVKIGRVSIGLRKPTLTVENFKLVNSSDFGGSTFMDIPELYAQYDLSALRSWKVHLNLVRFNLGELHIVQNKDGKTNLQALQEHQKRNPPSSTSVGSRAEFEVIDTLKLTVGRLKFTSEKKPADNEEVYVGLKSETVRNVKSFQDLQPLVARIALEKGMKFLSDGLLDQPNAPGKAVNSVDKEPQKAPAGPAEATEKK
- a CDS encoding M42 family metallopeptidase, giving the protein MREESLDFLRTLVNTPSPSGHEVRGQRVWLDYVSDFADETFSDAYGNCVATLNKGGSPRLMLAAHADEIAMTVNYINDEGFIYVRKLGGIDAAITKAQRVLIHTRNGAVKGVVGNVAPHLSKMDKERKLPEMHDLFIDIGVNSRKEAQKLVAIGDPITLADEFELLRNDLAVARAFDNRIGTFAVAEALRLLGDSKRRLNAEVCAVSNIMEETGLLGARQIAYTLKPDVALVVDVTHATDYPTVSRPRHGDVKIGGGPTLTHGGGNHPEVVTRIEAVAAQKKIHLQHEAQSSTSGTDTDVIFWTRGGIPSALISLPNRYMHSPVEVVSLKDLGKIPELMAAFALSLRRGEEFKVKI